The Oncorhynchus masou masou isolate Uvic2021 chromosome 13, UVic_Omas_1.1, whole genome shotgun sequence genomic interval tctcacacacaacaacaatgtACCTATTTGCATTTAGTTTGATGTGACTAGGCCTACTTGTGTGTCTATCTACCTGTTGTAACAGCCTGTTGTAACTACCTGTTATAACAGCCTGTTATAACTACATGTTGTAACTACCTGTTCTAACTACTGTTGTAACAGCCTGTTGTAACTACCTGTTGTAACAGCCTGTTGTAACTACCTGTTATAACAGCCTGTTATAACTACATGTTGTAACTACATGTTGTAACCACCTGTTGTAATTACTGTTGTAACAGCCTGTTGTAACTACCTGTTGTAACTACCTGTTGTAACTACTGTTGTAACAGCCTGTTGTAACTACCTGTTGTAAAAGCCTGTTGTAAAAGCCTGTTGTAACTACCGTTGTAACAGCCTGTTGTAACTACCTGTTGTAACTACCTGTTGTAACTACCTGTTGTAACTACTGTTGTAACAGCCTGTTGTAACTACCTGTTGTAAAAGCCTGTTGTAACTACCGTTGTAACAGACTGTTGTAACTACATGTTGTAACTACCTGTGCTCATTGTATCATCAAATCCTTCCAAATGAACTGACCACCTTGCAGCTCTTGGGGAAAAAACTCAACGTTGTAAACATTCCTTTTCAAAATACATAATTTTTTATCCACATTGAATATGGAAAGAATCTTTTACttttctcattctctcacttTCCAGCACATATCGCTCCTTCCCTCACTTATttcttctctctttatctctcgctttcgctccctctctctccctctctgaccagccctccccctcccctctctccatctctctctctgtgggatgTTTTAGTGAACCCTTGTCACTGTGATGGAAGTGAAATCCATTTTAATGAATGACAGCTGCAATTTGCTCTTCTCACTTTGCTGGGGGTATAACTGTACACACAGTGTTTCTAAAGGCAATGATGCATGCATCTATCTGCATTCTGAACGCAGCATGAGGTTGAATAGAAAGGGGATGTTTGTGTTGAAATTATTAGTCTTCCCATCGCCAGGTTTGTGACGCTGAGGGTGTGTCGTAATCTGTACCCTATTCCCGACATAGTGCATTACTTCCACCAGGGTCCATAGTGCTTtatgcactatgtaaggaataggttGGCATTTGGGACACCAACTCTATCTTCATTTTGGCTGAGAGAGGAAGCTTTGTGTGAGATACATTCCTCTGAATATTAATATGTATTCTATTTAAGGAAGCATAGACTGAGTCATAAAAAATCAtagcaaatgtttgtttttttatagaAAAACCAAATGCACAGTATTGTTTTGGGGTGTTGTTGTGTTAACATGTAACACAAAAAGCTTGTTCGGACTCAGGACATGAGAACTTGGACACTACTAGTGTACTGGTAAATCACATGACACACATACAAATCACTTGAATCTACCGAGTCTCTTGTGGGTCATTTGATATCTACCCCCAAAAACATTGTGTTACGTTATCTGACCATCACAAATCTACTATGATGCAATGTATCAAGTTTGTCATTTcaagacaacaacaacatacagtacagggactTGACAAAGCGAATGAAGAAATTTGTAGTATTTTTACAGCACATCAGTAGCCTTTCAACAGTGTGATGTCGTGGTCATTTTAACAAATCATTGATTCCATTATTTCACATATGAAAATTTAAGGTAATTTTCATGATTGATGTTTGGGCCCGTTATTTGTTCAAATAAAATTAAACAAAGTATGCAGTTGGATGCACAAACACAGAACACTCTTCAGATTACCTTACAAAAGTTTAGTCCAACAAACCATTTCTCCAGATTTTGCTCTAAAAAAGATTTATCAACCTATCAAAATTTTAACCTGagattcagattttttttaaacgatcTCAGAACAGATCTCAGAACAGATCTCAATGAAGCCATCTGTGTTACACCCATAGTCTATACCTTTCTGTTACTCTGATATGAACTAACTGTCGTCTATATTCTGACATGTACGCTGTGCATTCCAAAATGCTTGACTTTAGATTGATGCCTACAGACAAACGCTAACATTTAAAGCATTTCTCCTCTTTTAAAAATGGGGTTTTCTCAATGTTTACTTTTGTAATTTACACATATTGAGTGTGAAGCTTCAAATACAAGGATCCAGGTTTAATCTATCATGATTTTTTTAAAGTACACCACAGgtaggacaaaataaaaacattttcacAACAGAAGACGTTACATCCATCTTGAAATTTGGAACCAGTTGTAAACACTAGAAATATGGGTCCTATCTCCGGGTTTAGGTCGGAACTTCTGCTGTTCATGCATAGAATTAGAACCAATTAGTCATTCTAATTCTAGAACTAATTAGACAATCTAATTCTATGGTATACAGTCAGTTCTCACTATAGGGATGTCACACCGGACTACTGATGTCCTATAGTGTCCAGTAGTGATGATATCATGTTACACCACAGTACTGATGTCCTCCACCTCGTTGGGCTTCACAGGCTTGCTGGGGAGCGACTTGAGGTACTCCAGGTGTCGCCGGGCATCCTCCTGGTTCTGCCGTACGTAATACACCACGTAGGAGATGACCATGGCAAACCAGCCGAACATCGTCACCAGCATGGCGTAGTCCGTGGTCCTCTTGGCCAGGTTACACAGGTCTGTGTCCACCGCCAGGAAATGGCGTCCCTCCTGCTCCTGGAGCTCGGAGCTCCGGCAGAGGACGCGTGCAGCCGCCTCGTGGTTGTGGGCCATGCCGCCCAGTGCCTGCTGCAGCGTGCAGTCACAGTGCCAGGGGTTGTCGTCCACCAGGACACGTGCTTTGAGCCTGGCGAACGCATCTTTGTGCACACTAGTAATGCGGTTGTGTGAGAGGTCGAGGACCTGCAGTGTGGCCTCCACGCCACTGAAGGCGCCCTCCCCGAGCGTCTCCACAGCGTTGTGGGACAGATTGAGCTCCCGCAGCAGCCTTAGGCCCCGGAAGGCGTGGTCGGGGACAGCCATGATCTGGTTGTGGTCGAGGCGGAGCACGGCGGTGTCTGGAGGCAGGTCCGGGGGGATCTCTTTGAGCCGGGACCCGGTGCAGGTGACGTTGAGGCCAAGGAGCAGCCCCAGGGGCCCCGGGCCGAGGTGGAGGCCAGGGTCGGGTCGGGCCCGCTGGCAGACGCATCCCTTGGGACACATGGAGGCGGAGGGGAAGCACAGGGCCATGAGGACCAGGCTCTGGAGGAGCAGGCACATGGGGATGGAGCGGGACAGCCACATGTCCAGGGGAGTCATACTGGTGGGGACCACCTGCCCTCAGCATCCCGCCAAGAGACAGGGACACCACACCACTGGACCGACCCAAGAAGCAACAGACAGGCCACGGCTCATACCAAATACTCCATACTGGAGACTGATGAGCCTCCACCAACACACACCGTCTGTTCAGGCCTAACAGGGCCTGTCACCAGTTGGACTCATGCTGTAATCACACCTGAAATAAAACAGATAGAAGCATTAAACAATATAAAAACTGCTTAATGAAGTACTGTAAGTTCTCTGAACTACTTTTTTAGTGTGGAACTTTCGGTTTTAGCTGAAGTCAAAAAGACAAAACAGGAGCACCACGGTGTGTAAGTGAAAATAAACCACTCTGTCATATTCACATCATCATAATCTCATCATAACCGAGTTCCGTTTGATATAAACGATATTACACAACTTGTTATATTTATGGCATACTAGGCTACATGATAAGGTTAATCTAGGTTAGATGAATCACTGTCCTTAATACCGTAATaaacttttactgcagtgggctaaatcagggtcacacagactgttttgaaacaaaagtatacacctcacgcacatggttatgggcttagagAAAGAAGACACTTGTACCATgtcagagttgaaatgtattacattttgagtttgcatcccaatatgtggacaccccttcaaatgagtgcaTTAGGCCACCATTCAAATAAGACGAATTTCTGGTAGggcggtagggaaatccttgtctcatcgcgcaccagcgactcctgtggcgggtcgggcgctgtgcgctaaccaaggtttccaggtgcacggtgtttcctctgacacattggtgcggctggcttccgggttggatggcgctgtgtttagaagcagtgcagcttggttgggtcgtgtattggaggactcatgactttcaaccttcgtctctcccgagcccgtacggcagttgtagcgatgagacaagatagtagctactaaacaattggaaaccacgaaattggggagaaaaaggggtgaaAAAAGAAAAGGTTGGTGGAGATcagtatggaagaacttgactggcttgcacagagcaaTGAACTCAACCCcctcgaacacctttgggatgaattggaacgcagactgcgagccaggcctaattgcccaacatcagtgccagatctcactaatgctcttgtggctgaatggaagcaagtctatgcagcaatgttccaacatctagtggaaaggcttcccagaagaggctgttatagcagcaaagtgggggcccaactccatattaatgctcatgaatGAGATGTGTGCCGAGCaggcgtccacatacttttggtcatcacagaagactgaaatataaaacaaaaccgtttgacatagaaacacaggGTTTTCTGCATTTATTTAAGAAATATGTTTATTCATTATGAAATTATAAAAATATTAATACAATTCCATCCATGAGGCCACAAGAGGGTGATTTAattgcaggaaagggctacaacAACACATCCTTATGATCACACACTCTTTACTGAGACTTGACAATAAGCATGGACTTGTGAATCCTCCTGTCAATCAAACACTAGCCAGCTACAACTATGTTGTTTATTTAGTCAATTAAGAACagatttttatttacaatgaggaCCTTTCAAACATGTACATTTTATTATCTGTGTAAGAGTGAGAATATAGTAAGTACACAGTAATGGGCAGTTAGTTAGGAAAAGCGAAGCAATGTTTATTTATGTTCCCATTCATGACATATGATTGGTATCGTtagtaaaacaaacacacacctacTCTATTGTAAGCTTGTGTACTGTGGATAACAACACCACATtggtt includes:
- the LOC135552031 gene encoding leucine-rich repeat-containing protein 3B-like, giving the protein MTPLDMWLSRSIPMCLLLQSLVLMALCFPSASMCPKGCVCQRARPDPGLHLGPGPLGLLLGLNVTCTGSRLKEIPPDLPPDTAVLRLDHNQIMAVPDHAFRGLRLLRELNLSHNAVETLGEGAFSGVEATLQVLDLSHNRITSVHKDAFARLKARVLVDDNPWHCDCTLQQALGGMAHNHEAAARVLCRSSELQEQEGRHFLAVDTDLCNLAKRTTDYAMLVTMFGWFAMVISYVVYYVRQNQEDARRHLEYLKSLPSKPVKPNEVEDISTVV